A genomic region of Leptospira mtsangambouensis contains the following coding sequences:
- the rimM gene encoding ribosome maturation factor RimM (Essential for efficient processing of 16S rRNA), with translation MSTKPSLVKVGVIGSSHGIKGFIKVFTEGDTLLSAKPPFTCTVEDARGNQSTIQIDEIKPNGNHFLVKLKGFETPETVIKYRGFSLLWKREDLPKPTDGEIYTEDLVGLVAISKETSQSLHYVVTQVIDNPAHPILELKPKSGEGETVLIPFLHQFVGDWNLESKTLEIISWEQWIEV, from the coding sequence TTGTCGACTAAACCAAGTTTAGTGAAAGTGGGGGTCATCGGATCCTCACATGGAATCAAAGGGTTCATCAAAGTTTTCACAGAAGGTGACACCCTACTATCCGCCAAACCACCGTTTACCTGCACAGTCGAAGACGCCCGCGGAAATCAGTCTACCATTCAAATCGATGAAATCAAACCCAACGGAAATCATTTCCTAGTCAAACTAAAGGGTTTTGAAACTCCAGAAACTGTCATCAAATACCGCGGATTCTCTTTGTTATGGAAAAGAGAAGATTTGCCCAAACCAACTGACGGCGAAATTTACACAGAAGATTTGGTGGGTCTTGTGGCGATTTCCAAAGAAACAAGTCAATCTCTGCATTATGTTGTGACCCAGGTTATCGACAATCCTGCTCATCCCATTTTGGAACTAAAACCAAAATCAGGGGAAGGCGAAACTGTGCTTATCCCTTTTCTCCATCAATTTGTAGGAGATTGGAACTTAGAATCCAAAACCTTAGAAATCATAAGCTGGGAGCAGTGGATTGAAGTTTAA
- a CDS encoding HD-GYP domain-containing protein translates to MRKISIRDLEPGSKFTKSIYLDKDTVFVGADQPITQQDLDRLVQFGISFVLTDGEKVLAEAGEKATAGGGPGYFDTNLPFYQDDENSTRFKYLLEKTNTTKVEFNAVFKDCFDLVQKTYKSASEGRYTEIREFREIAERIADHTKANAQIPILLLSHSHSGYYLYTHICYATFFSVMLGNFLEFSRPKLIDLALASLFADIGMVTVPEEVSEKKGNLSELDLKTIKRHPVTGYQILTQRLKLKNSLAIVALQHHEAVDGSGYPQRILANQIEELTKVFMIADQFAAMIHPRPYRQAILPYEAMKIMISENVNRFDLKMVRLFLNKLSMFPVGSGVVLSDLRMGMVIESNKDKPLRPVIRVTKDAEGKRLKHLEFVDLMKDLNLYIQQAIPFSQIY, encoded by the coding sequence ATGCGGAAAATTTCCATTCGAGACTTGGAACCTGGCTCGAAGTTTACTAAGTCAATTTATTTAGATAAGGACACTGTTTTTGTCGGAGCTGACCAACCCATCACCCAACAAGATTTAGACCGCTTGGTTCAATTTGGAATCAGCTTTGTCTTAACGGATGGAGAAAAGGTATTGGCCGAAGCAGGTGAAAAAGCAACCGCTGGTGGAGGTCCTGGATATTTTGATACCAACCTTCCTTTTTACCAAGATGATGAAAATTCCACACGTTTTAAATATTTATTAGAAAAAACTAATACCACAAAGGTTGAGTTCAATGCTGTTTTTAAAGACTGTTTTGATTTAGTGCAAAAAACTTATAAATCAGCATCCGAAGGTCGTTATACGGAAATTCGCGAATTTCGTGAAATAGCAGAGCGGATTGCAGACCATACAAAAGCCAATGCACAAATTCCCATTTTACTTTTGTCCCATTCTCATTCAGGATATTACTTATACACTCATATCTGTTATGCGACATTCTTCTCGGTGATGCTTGGAAATTTTTTAGAATTTTCTAGACCCAAACTCATCGATTTGGCTTTGGCCTCTCTTTTTGCAGACATTGGAATGGTCACAGTCCCAGAAGAAGTGTCTGAAAAAAAAGGAAATCTTTCAGAGCTAGATTTAAAAACCATCAAACGCCATCCTGTCACAGGTTACCAAATCCTTACCCAAAGATTAAAATTAAAAAACTCTCTTGCGATTGTGGCCCTCCAACACCATGAAGCTGTGGACGGCTCTGGTTATCCGCAGAGGATTCTTGCCAACCAAATCGAAGAACTCACAAAAGTGTTTATGATCGCTGACCAATTTGCTGCCATGATCCACCCTAGGCCGTACAGACAAGCCATCCTTCCTTACGAAGCGATGAAGATTATGATCAGTGAAAACGTGAACCGTTTTGATTTAAAAATGGTAAGATTGTTTTTAAATAAACTTTCTATGTTTCCTGTGGGGTCCGGTGTCGTTCTTTCTGACCTAAGGATGGGTATGGTCATTGAATCTAACAAAGACAAACCTCTTCGCCCCGTCATCCGAGTCACAAAAGATGCAGAAGGCAAACGCCTCAAACATTTGGAATTTGTGGATCTTATGAAAGACTTAAATCTCTACATCCAACAAGCCATTCCCTTTTCACAGATTTACTAA
- a CDS encoding ATP-binding protein: MIPKRAEVGSLLYEWNGTKEIQVEVGIRRGLPYFQILGSATLSTKESKDRIRLALEASGYQFPLETIIINLKPAHIPKRMVCLDLAIAVGILLATDQIQIPETQVLFLGGLGLDGSILGGKELLPYLWQNQKQTGASLCLPRSLEKETLPEGKYYFLENLDGLRELKLALPDTREIPSSPSEPLTWNEVHLDPYQMKVFQGLLYSVLGKHHSLLLGSPGSGKTMLHRMLESLLPTKETRDQKNQGIWTLEGEFEIPSNKRPFRSPHHSATEVGLVGGGLPFQPGEISKAFGGILYLDEALEFKDRILESLRMPMEDSYLEIVRMNEKTKLKTDFTLMLSANPCPCGNYHSNQTCHCSLQRIRLYLQKISGAFLDRITVFQTLFETSNDRCIKLEEFKMRQILMERFAFRNTNLIPEDEDKKIQKTLDTENQTKQLSLRKKKQIISLARTIADWNLSPRTKEVHIWEAVDYCIGYQWIYSLG, encoded by the coding sequence GTGATCCCCAAACGCGCTGAAGTTGGTAGCCTGTTATACGAATGGAATGGGACAAAAGAAATCCAAGTCGAGGTTGGGATCCGAAGAGGACTTCCTTATTTCCAAATTTTGGGTTCTGCGACTCTATCCACCAAAGAATCCAAAGATCGCATCCGTTTGGCTCTGGAGGCTTCAGGATACCAGTTCCCACTCGAAACCATCATCATCAATTTAAAACCGGCTCATATCCCGAAAAGGATGGTTTGCCTGGACCTAGCCATTGCAGTGGGAATCCTCCTGGCAACAGACCAAATCCAAATTCCAGAAACCCAGGTCCTTTTTTTGGGAGGGTTGGGACTTGATGGATCGATTCTCGGAGGAAAGGAACTATTGCCCTATCTTTGGCAAAACCAGAAGCAAACGGGGGCTTCCCTCTGCCTCCCTCGTTCTTTAGAAAAAGAGACCCTACCCGAAGGCAAGTATTACTTCCTCGAGAACCTGGATGGACTTCGTGAACTAAAACTCGCTTTACCCGACACTCGAGAGATTCCTTCCTCACCCTCAGAGCCTCTTACTTGGAACGAAGTACATTTAGATCCTTACCAAATGAAAGTGTTCCAAGGGCTTTTGTATTCTGTTCTTGGAAAACACCATAGCCTGCTTTTGGGTAGCCCTGGTTCGGGCAAAACGATGCTCCATAGAATGTTAGAATCTTTATTGCCAACTAAGGAAACAAGAGACCAAAAAAACCAAGGGATTTGGACTTTGGAAGGAGAGTTCGAAATTCCCTCAAACAAACGCCCTTTTCGTTCCCCTCACCATTCTGCAACAGAAGTGGGCCTTGTGGGAGGAGGACTTCCCTTCCAACCAGGAGAAATCTCAAAAGCCTTCGGAGGAATTTTATACTTAGATGAAGCCTTGGAATTCAAAGATAGGATTCTAGAAAGCCTCAGAATGCCTATGGAAGATTCGTATTTGGAAATTGTAAGGATGAATGAAAAAACAAAGTTAAAAACTGATTTTACCTTAATGTTATCGGCAAACCCCTGCCCCTGTGGAAATTATCATAGTAACCAAACTTGCCATTGTTCCTTACAAAGAATTCGTCTCTATTTACAAAAAATCAGTGGGGCTTTTTTGGATCGAATCACCGTCTTTCAAACGTTATTCGAAACATCAAATGATCGGTGTATCAAATTAGAAGAATTCAAAATGAGACAAATTCTAATGGAACGATTTGCATTTCGAAATACAAATCTCATTCCAGAAGATGAAGATAAAAAAATCCAAAAAACTCTGGATACAGAAAATCAAACCAAACAACTGTCCTTACGAAAGAAAAAACAAATCATTTCTTTGGCAAGAACCATTGCAGATTGGAATCTCTCCCCCCGAACCAAGGAAGTACATATTTGGGAGGCCGTAGACTATTGTATCGGATACCAATGGATTTATAGTTTGGGATAA
- a CDS encoding YraN family protein — protein MPKKTDLGRSGEDLAVEFLDSLGHTILFRNFRKSFGELDIISLENDFLHCSDVKTWDVRTGFHPLECFHETKRKRMRKVYYYLLKEIPAFVHLTPSLNLIHITEKKEVRFYSSIF, from the coding sequence ATGCCGAAAAAAACGGATCTAGGTAGGTCGGGTGAGGATTTGGCCGTTGAATTTTTGGATTCTTTAGGTCATACCATCCTCTTTCGTAATTTCAGAAAATCTTTTGGGGAACTAGACATAATTAGCCTTGAGAACGATTTCCTCCATTGTTCTGATGTGAAAACTTGGGACGTACGCACTGGATTTCATCCTTTGGAATGTTTTCATGAGACAAAACGCAAGCGAATGCGGAAGGTATATTACTATTTATTGAAAGAGATTCCGGCTTTTGTTCACCTAACACCTTCGCTTAATTTGATCCATATCACTGAAAAAAAGGAAGTGCGTTTTTATTCGTCAATCTTCTAA
- the trmD gene encoding tRNA (guanosine(37)-N1)-methyltransferase TrmD has protein sequence MKFNFITLFPEKITSYFDTGIPGKAVKQGVVEINTVHLRDFADNKHQKVDDTIYGGGPGMLLQVGPIYRALASLGENKGKVILLSPSGELFNQTLAREIYESSETITLISGYYEGVDHRVAEHLIDREVAIGNYVISSGDLAALVVADCLSRFVPGFLGKEESLLEESHNETEELEYPQYTKPYDFMGWTVPDVLLGGHHEEIRKWRQKNRKTRNHS, from the coding sequence TTGAAGTTTAATTTCATCACTCTTTTCCCAGAAAAAATCACCTCGTATTTTGATACCGGAATCCCGGGCAAAGCTGTGAAACAAGGGGTTGTGGAAATCAATACCGTCCACCTTCGTGACTTTGCTGACAACAAACACCAAAAGGTAGATGATACCATCTACGGTGGTGGCCCCGGAATGCTTTTGCAAGTGGGTCCGATTTACCGGGCTTTAGCGTCCCTTGGCGAAAATAAAGGGAAGGTCATCCTCCTCAGTCCCTCAGGGGAACTTTTCAACCAAACTCTGGCAAGGGAGATTTACGAGTCCTCAGAGACCATTACCTTGATTTCTGGGTACTATGAAGGGGTGGATCATCGTGTCGCAGAGCATTTAATTGACAGGGAAGTGGCCATTGGAAACTATGTTATTTCATCGGGGGATTTAGCTGCTCTCGTTGTTGCCGATTGCCTATCTCGGTTTGTTCCGGGGTTTTTAGGAAAAGAAGAAAGCCTTCTCGAAGAATCGCACAACGAAACGGAAGAATTAGAATACCCTCAGTATACAAAACCCTATGATTTTATGGGTTGGACTGTTCCAGATGTTCTCCTCGGTGGGCATCATGAAGAGATCCGTAAATGGCGGCAGAAAAACCGCAAAACAAGAAATCATTCTTAG
- a CDS encoding ribonuclease HII, with translation MGCVSFTLKTLEKIKSGEILKGLRDSKKIPEPKRIELRKEIIQYASYFRVSFVSAKFIDRFNINQAIFYGMNRCLPTNSQSIESKTTVNEKLNLSTSAYEEKTTRKEDKLLNSRPYLLADGNYKLKITKPIEGYFSLPKGDDLIPSISAASILAKTYRDEYMEKMDLKYPGYGFAKHKGYGTEEHREALLKLGISPIHRLSFCKFLRSEGSEPSLF, from the coding sequence GTGGGTTGTGTTTCCTTTACCCTCAAAACATTAGAAAAAATCAAAAGCGGAGAAATCTTAAAAGGTCTTCGCGACTCCAAAAAAATTCCAGAACCCAAACGAATCGAACTCAGAAAGGAAATCATTCAGTATGCTTCCTATTTCCGAGTGAGTTTTGTTAGCGCCAAGTTCATTGATCGGTTTAATATCAACCAAGCCATTTTTTATGGGATGAATCGGTGTTTGCCGACAAACTCACAATCAATTGAATCCAAAACTACTGTGAATGAAAAATTGAATTTGTCCACATCTGCTTACGAAGAAAAGACAACTCGGAAAGAAGACAAATTGTTAAACAGTAGGCCCTATCTTTTGGCAGATGGAAATTATAAACTAAAGATCACAAAACCTATAGAAGGTTATTTCTCTCTTCCCAAAGGTGATGATTTGATCCCTTCCATTTCTGCGGCCTCCATCCTTGCTAAAACCTATAGAGATGAATATATGGAAAAAATGGATTTGAAATATCCAGGTTACGGATTTGCCAAACACAAAGGTTATGGGACTGAAGAACATAGGGAGGCACTTTTGAAACTCGGAATTTCTCCGATCCACAGGTTGAGTTTTTGTAAATTTCTCCGATCTGAGGGAAGTGAGCCCTCTCTTTTTTAA
- the rplS gene encoding 50S ribosomal protein L19, producing MNQILETALAGEAKNELNFEIGDTVKVHYKIVESGKERVQVYEGIVISIANKSQSKTFTVRRVSYDIGVERIFPLHSPRIAKIELVRKGSVRRAKLFYLRDKKGKAGRIKERKGGQAIVAKDKKRQDEASKAALAQAKAAEAPSA from the coding sequence ATGAATCAGATTCTAGAAACAGCACTCGCAGGCGAAGCAAAGAACGAACTTAATTTCGAAATTGGTGATACTGTAAAAGTTCACTACAAAATCGTTGAATCTGGAAAAGAACGTGTTCAGGTTTACGAAGGCATTGTGATCTCCATTGCGAACAAATCACAAAGCAAAACTTTCACAGTAAGACGAGTGTCTTATGATATCGGAGTGGAAAGAATTTTCCCACTTCATAGCCCACGCATTGCAAAGATTGAACTCGTTCGTAAAGGATCTGTTCGTCGTGCAAAACTTTTCTATCTCCGTGATAAAAAAGGAAAAGCGGGACGTATCAAAGAAAGAAAAGGCGGACAAGCAATTGTTGCCAAAGATAAAAAGAGACAGGATGAGGCTTCTAAAGCCGCTCTTGCACAAGCAAAAGCTGCTGAAGCACCTAGCGCATAA
- a CDS encoding EscU/YscU/HrcU family type III secretion system export apparatus switch protein — protein sequence MKQKMAALAYDPNFHSAPKLVAKAEGRLAENLIRLAKESGVLIIRDEVMIQTLDHLPNGKEIPRELYEAVAAVFRILVLERQKKNN from the coding sequence ATGAAACAAAAAATGGCAGCCCTTGCTTATGATCCGAACTTTCATTCCGCACCAAAACTTGTGGCAAAGGCAGAAGGAAGGTTGGCTGAAAATTTGATTCGGCTCGCCAAAGAGTCTGGTGTTCTTATCATAAGAGATGAAGTGATGATTCAAACCTTAGATCATCTCCCTAATGGGAAAGAAATTCCCAGGGAATTGTATGAAGCAGTGGCAGCAGTGTTTCGAATTCTTGTTTTAGAGAGACAAAAGAAAAACAATTGA